GCATCTGGCTGAGGTAATTACGGGTGTATTAAAAGGACGGCGGGAGTCGATTCGTTTTGTATTGCTGATTCTGTTGGGCTGTATTCCGGCCATTATCGTCGGGTTTTCGCTGAAAGATCAGCTGGAAGCCGCGTTTGCGCATCCGGTTTACGTGTCCTGTGCACTGATCGCCACCGGTCTTTTTCTGATTGCCTCGCATTTTCCAAAGGCTGGAAATAAAAAGGTGGGCTGGATTTCCGGGTTGATCATCGGCATTGCTCAAGCCTGCGCCATGATGCCGGGAATCAGTCGTTCGGGTTCAACCATCGGGATGTCACGTTTTCTGGGTATTGAACCGAAAGAGGCTGCGGAATATTCATTTCTCATGTCGGCTCCGCTGCTCGCAGGGGTGAGCCTGCTTTACCTGCTTGACTGCTGTAAAGAGGGGAATTCTTCCGGAAGCAGCGTGGTTGAGCTGGTAGTCGGTTTTGCGGTTTCCGCTGTCGTTGGTTATTTCTCGCTTAAATGGCTGGTTTCACTGCTGCAGCGCGGCCGATTCTGGCGTTTCGGGATCTATTGCCTCAGCGTAGGTCTCATTACACTGGTGCTTTTTCTGGTCTGATAAATTCCAGATTAGGGATGTATCTTTACACTTGCGCATTCGATAGGTTCGCATCTATAGTGCTCCGATCTTCAGGGCAGGGTGAAATTCCCGACCGGCGGTGACAGTCCGCGAGTTTTCCAGAGTTTGGAAGACAGGAGGCAGTGAAATTCTGCCACCGACAGTATAGTCTGGATGAGAGAAGATGCATGCGTAGCTGTGTCTATGCAAAATCCCCTGAAGGTATATGGTCTTTAAGGGTTTTTGACAACAGGAGCAGTTATGAATGAGAAAATATTCGATCCGATTGAGGATGTGATCGAAGCCTTCCAAAACGGTGAAATCATTGTGATGACCGATGACGAGGATCGCGAAAATGAGGGCGATCTGATCTGCGCCGCTGAAAAAGTCACACCGGAAATCATCAATTTCATGGTAACCCACGCCCGCGGTCTGGTCTGTATTCCGATGGAGGAACAACAGCTTCGCAAATTGGGCCTTTCGCGTATGACGCCTGCCCATTCGTCCGATAAATATTATACGGCATTTATGGATTCGGTTGATGTGCGCAACGGAACGACCACCGGCATCAGTGCTGCGGATCGGGCCCGTACGGTTCAGGCCCTTATCTCCGAAGACAGTCAGGCGCAGGATTTCATTAAACCGGGCCACCTGTTTCCGCTCAAAGCCGTTAAGGGCGGCGTGCTCGAACGGGCCGGCCATACGGAAGGTACGGTTGATCTTGCCCGGATTTCAGGAATGAAACCGGCCGGTGTCATCTGCGAAATTCTTCGGGAAGACGGCGATATGATGCGCCTGCAGGAACTTCGTAAATTTGCAGATCAGCATGGGTTGAAAATGACGTCTGTCGCCGAGGTGACTAAATACCGCTATGTGCACGAAAAGTTGGTCAACATGGAGCGGGAGATCAATATGCCGACCGATGCCGGACCGTTTCGCATGCGGCTCTACAGTTCGTACGTTGATCATAAGGATCATCTTGCATTGGTCTGCGGCGATGCTTCATCCGGAAAAGTTCCGCTCGTGCGTGTGCACAGCGAATGCCTGACCGGGGATGTGTTTCATTCCCAGCGGTGCGACTGTGGGCAGCAGCTGCATGCTGCCATGCATGCTGTTCAGGAGCATGGCTACGGAGCGATTGTTTACATGCGGCAGGAAGGGCGCGGCATTGGACTGGCTAAAAAGCTGCATGCGTATGAGCTGCAGGAACAGGGCATGGATACCGTTGAAGCCAACGAACATCTCGGTTTTGATGCTGATCTGCGCGATTACGGAATCGGTGCGCAGATTCTGAATGATATGGGGATGAGCAGGATTAATCTGCTGACGAATAATCCGGCTAAGATCATCGGTCTGGATAAATACGGCATAAAAGTGCAGGAGCGGGTTCCGCTGGTTCTGAAGCCGGGCAAGTTCAACGATTTCTACCTCGCGACTAAACGCGATAAAATGGGCCATCTGATTTAAGGAAAGATTATGGGAAAAGGTATTTCAAAAACAATTGAACCGATTGGCGGAATAGGTGCAAATCAGATTCTCGGCCATCTTGATGCTGCCGGACTGCGCTTCGGTATTGTGGTGGCTCGCTTCAATGATGAACTGACCGATGAGCTGGCCCGTTCGGCGTATCAGTGTCTGGTGCAGAACGGGGCAAAGCCGGAGACCATTGATGTGGTTCGGGTTCCGGGTGCGTATGAAGTTCCGGTGATTGCGGAAAAGATGGCGGCGTCGAAACATTATGATGCGCTGATTGTACTCGGTGTTGTGGTTGAAGGTGAAACGCAGCATGCGCAGATGATTATTGATACGACCGGTCAGACGGTGCTCGATATTTCCTGTCGTTATCAGCTTCCGGTAATCAATGAAATTGTCGGTGTCCGGAACTGGGCACAGGCGGAGGCCCGCTGTCTCGGCGGCGAAAACACCCGCGGCTGGTATGCCGCCGAAGCGGCCGTTGAAACGGCGCGTGTAAACAGAAAGCTCGGATAGCCGCCATGCAGAAGAAAAAAGTAAACGGACGTCGGGAAACGCGCGAGTGGATTGTGCAGTTCCTTTTTCAGCTCGATTTTAATCCGGAACCCATCGATATCGCGTTGAAAGATTTCTGGGAAGAAAAAGATCCCGTTCCGCGTGAGAAAAACTATGCCGAAGAAATCATCAAAGGCGTGGTGCAGCACAAAGAAGAGCTGGATGAAAAACTGTCGCAGTATGCCAAACGCTGGAACTCCGACCGCATGGGGGCTGTCGATCGGACGGTTATGCGCGTTGCTCTTTTTGAGATGCTTTACCGTGATGACGTTCCTCCGGTGGTTTCAATTAATGAAGCCGTGCATTTTGCCAAGGACTTCAGCAGTTTTCAGTCGGGCCGTTTCGTCAACGGGGTGCTTGACCGGATTCGGCAGGAAATCGACCGGCCGGCGCGCACAACCTATAAACCGCGGGGTGATAAATAATGGCAGGGTGGTTGCGTGCACTGAGAAAAACGCGCTCAATTATCGGCCGGGTATTCTCCTCGAAAACCAATCTCGAAGAGATGGCGGTTGAGGAAATTGAAGAAATTCTGCTGCGTTCCGATGTGCCGGCCCGCCTGACGATGAAGATCGTCGATGAACTGGAATTTCCGACCCGCAAGGCCTCACGTCGCGAACGGCTGACGGATATGTTGATTAAAGAGCTCGGCGAAACGCCGGACTTTCATTGGCCGTCCGATAAAAAACCGTACGTGCTGATGCTGCTAGGAATCAATGGTTCGGGAAAAACCACGACGGCAGCAAAACTGGCAAAAAAGGCAATGAACGAAGGTCGCAAGCCCATGCTTTGCGGATCGGATACCTTTCGCGCGGCGGGATCGTCCCAGCTCAAACTGTGGAGCGAGAAAGTCGGGTGCGATTTTGTCGGCGGTGAAATGGGGCACGATGCGGCGGGCGTAGCGTTTAATGCCGTTGAAGCCGCCATCGAGAAAAACTGTGATGTCGTTATGGTGGATACCGCCGGTCGGATGCATACCAAAACCCCGCTGATGGATGAGCTGCCGAAAATGTGCCGCGCAATGAACAAGCGCCGCGCGGGCGCTCCGGATGAGGTCTGGATGGTGCTCGATGCCTCATTGGGCCAGAATGCGGTTATTCAGGCCAAACAGTTTAATGAGGTGGTTCCGCTGACCGGAATTGTTGTTACAAAACTGGATGGCTCCTCTAAAGCCGGATTTCTCTTTTCCGTGAAAAACGAACTTCATGTGCCGATCTTGTTTGCCGGTCTCGGCGAAGGCGAAGACGACCTCGTGCCTTTCGATCCACAGGCCTTTGTTGATGCGCTCTTCGATGATGAAGGATCCACAGAGTCCCCGGATTAGTAGGGTTATTTATGAGTGATGATCAGACTCAGGCCATTATTGGCGCGGCGATGAAAGTTCATCGTGAACTTGGGTGTGGATTTCTTGAAAATGTATATCAGCACGCTCTGGCGGTTGAGTTGAGCAAACAGGGAATTTCCTTTGAGAAGGAAGTTGAGCTTCCTGTTTACTATTCGGGAGTAAAACTCGGTTGATTAACTTTGGCACCAAGAGCCTCCAATTTAAGCGATTTGTGAATTAATCCCTATAATCAGAGAAATCAGTGGATAAAGACCAAACATATATGATGCGGGCGATTGAGCTGGCGAAGCAGGGTGAAGGGTTGACCCGCCCGAATCCGCCGGTGGGTGCTGTGCTGGTACTGGACGATCAGATTATTGCCGAGGGCTGGCATAAGAAAGCGGGATCGGATCATGCGGAGCGCGCCTGTCTGAAAAAACTGCCGCCGATGCCGGTAAATCTTAAGGATGCAACGCTCTATGTGACACTGGAGCCCTGTTCGACCCATGGGAAAACGCCGCCCTGCACAGATATTATTCTGGAAAAAGGGGTCGGCCGCGTGGTGGTTTCGGTGGTGGATCTGAATCCGGCGCATGCGGGCCGCGGCCTGACCATCCTTGAAGACGCAGGTGTTGAAGTGCGTTCGGGGGTCTGCGAAGAGGCCGGGCGCGAGCTGATTGCTCCGTTTGAAAAAAGGATTACCACCGGGCTGCCCTTTGTGACCCTTAAGCTGGCGTCGACCCTCGATGGAAAAATCGCGGATTGCAACGGCGATTCAAAATGGATCACCGGTCCCGAAGCGCGCGAGCGGGTGCAGGACATGCGCCGGCGTGCGGATGCGATTATGGTCGGTGCGGCCACGGTCCGTGCGGATGATCCGTCACTCCTGCCAAGGCCTTCCGGGGGGCGGAAACCGTGGCGGGTGATTGTCGGAACCCATATTCCGGAAGGTTCCAGGGTCCGGACCGATGAATTTGCGAATCAGACGCTGGTGCGCAGTGGTGATTTAAGAATAATTTTAAAGGAACTCGCAGAAAAGCAAGGTGTGATGCATGTCTTCTGTGAAGGGGGCGGTAAACTGGCGGCGGGACTGATTGGAGCAGGGCTTGTGGATGAATTGGCCTTGTTTATGGCTCCGAAACTGCTGGGTTCTGACGGGCTTCCAAACTTTGGAAAAAACGGTGCCCTGATGGCGGAGATGACGAATTTGAGGTTCCAGTCTTTGGAACGAGTGGGGAAAGACATACTGATTAAAGCGATACCGGAGGATTGATTATGTTTACAGGAATTGTACAGCGGCTTGGAAATATCGTGGATATTCAAATGGAGGGCACGGCGGGACGGATCACGATGGTGCCGAACCGTCCGTTTGATAAAGCGGTGAATCTGGGCGACAGCATTGCGGTGAACGGTACCTGCCTGACTGTGGCCGACATGGATGGCGATAAGCTGATGTTTGATGTACTGGGGGAAACGTTTGATAAAACCAATCTGGGTGAAAAAACGCCGGGCGATGTGGTGAATCTGGAGCAGGCGCTGGCGCTGGGCGATACATTGGGCGGTCACATTGTTACAGGACATGTGGACAACACCGGCACGGTGGCGAAGGTGGAGGAAGTGGGCCGCGACAAAAAGTTCACGATCGAATGCTCCAGAGACATGCTGATGCTGATGGTTTACAAAGGTTCGATCGCTATTGACGGTATTTCGCTTACGGTGGCGGAGTTGACCGACAGTGGATTTGTTGTTCATATTATTCCGCACACGCTGCAGGAAACGGATATGTCGGCGTTCAGCGTCGGTACCAAGGTAAATTTGGAAGCGGATATTCTGGGCAAGCACGTGCAGCGTATTCTGGAATTCGGCGGCGGACAGGATTACCGCCTTAACCTTAACGGTGAATAATGCATTTCTTTAAAGTCAGTCTGATTGTTCTGTTTCTGCTCGGCGGGTTTGCGGTGCAGGCCCAAAAGATTTTTCTGGTGATTGATGATGCCGGATTGGCGCTGCATGAGACGCAGCAGTTTCTGGATATTCCGGTTTCGATGACCATCGCGGTGCTGCCGCACCAGAAGCAGACGAAGCAGGTCTGTATTGCAATCGGCCGGGACCGGAATAAAGAGATTATTCTGCATCAGCCGATGGAGGCCTATAACGATAAAAAAAATCCGGGAGTCGGTGCGATTATGAACACCACGCCGCCATCCGAAGTTCGGAAAATTCTGGATCAGAATTTCCGTTCCGTACGCGGAGCGGTCGGTATGAACAATCATATGGGTTCCCGGGTGACGGAAAATCCGGAGCTGATTCGTGAAATGCTGCGTTTCTGCAAAGCACACGACATGTTTTTTCTCGACAGTAAAACCGCCTATAATTCGCAGGTACCGCGCATTGCGAAAGAAAACGGTATGCACGTGGAAGAGCGACATGTTTTTCTGGATATTAATCATGACCGGGCCTACATCCGGCGCATGTGGGGCAGTGCGGTTAATAAAGCCAAAGAAAATGGTTACGTCATTGTAATTGCCCACGTGTGGAGTAAAGAGAGCGCGGCGGCAATCCGCGACAGTTATGAGGGGCTGCTGAACCAGGGCTATACTTTTCATAAGCTTTCGGAGCTTTACAAATGAGCGTTCCAACTGTTGGAAACCGGTCTGTGCTGGTTACCGGCTGTTCTTCGGGGATCGGTTTGGCGACGGCGGAGATGTTGCGTTCCAGAGGCTGGAAAGTTTTTTCGACAGCACGGAAAGCGGACGATATCGACGCCCTTAAACTGGCGGGCTTTGAAGCGGTTAAACTGGACCTTTCATCCAGTGAATCTATTCAGACTGCGGTAGAGTGGGTGCAGGTGAAAAACGGGGGGGAGCTTGGCGCGCTGGTGAACAACGCCGGTTTCGGTATGCCCGGTGCCATTCAGGATCTTTCTCGTGAGGCCATGCGCCGTCAGTTTGAAGTGAATGTTTTCGGTCTGCAGGAACTGACCAACAGTTGGATTCCGGTTTTTCGAAAACAGAGATTCGGCCGGATTGTGAATGTGAGTTCGGTGGTGGGGCGTCTTGCGCTTCCGTTTATGGGTATTTATTCGGCCTCAAAATTTGCGCTTGAGGCGATCAGCGATGCTCAGCGTGTGGAGCTTTCGCCTGAATCGATTTCGGTTTCACTGATTGAACCAGGGCCGATCCGCACGCGTTTTTCGACTAACTGTGCCGGTGAGGGTGAGGATAAGCTGGATGTGGAATCCTCAAAATTCGGGGCGGCTTACAGGCAGTATTTTGATAAACGCCGGAACGGAGGAATGGCGGAGGACCGGTTCCGTCTTCCGCCGGAAGCTGTGGCCCGGAAAATCCTTCATGCGCTGGAATCTCCGAAACCTAAAATCCGCTACAAGGTTACGATTCCTGCTTATGCCGGTGATTTTGCGGCGCGCTTTGTGCCGGCGCGGCTGATTGACCGGTTGATGACCGGTCATGTGAAGAAGCGTTTCGGCTGATTTTCCGGCTTGGCGGAGTTGGGATTTGTGCAGGACAGCGGTTGGTATTGGGGGAACGGTTGGTCGGGAGGCAGTTCCGGAGTTTCCGGCTTATACCTGTTTGATTCCTTCTCGGTATAAGCCTCGTCGTCCAGAATTTCCGAAGTTTCACCAGAGGAAGCCGGAGGAAGGATTCTGTATTTTCCGAGTCCTCCAGCGAGCGGGTGGTAAAAATATACCCGTATGTTTCAGCAAGTGGTATGACTTTTTATTCTCAGAATGAATGGATCGCCTCTGCCGAACTGAACAGTTTGCAGACTGTGCGGCGACGAACTTCTTTTCAATGAAGCCCGGAAAAATAACAAGATTGCCTTGTTATCCGCATGGTAAAAATTTCCGTCGGAAACGCATCAGCGTTTTCGGGCATCGGAAATATATTTCAGCATTTGTTCACCTTTTGCTGGGTCGCTGCTGACCAGTTCTTTGGCTTCACGTTCGGCATCATTCCATTTTTTCTGTTTGGCATACGCGAGCGAAAGCATGTAGCGCGCATCGGAAAAGGCGGGATCCAGATTTACGGCATTATTGCAGGCGGTGGCGGCGTTTCCGAAGTCGCCCTTCGCATAAAAGGCCAGCCCCATGTTGTAATAAGCACTTTTCTGTTTGGGGTCGGCCATGACGGCTTTTTTGTACTGGGCAATGGCTTCATCGTATTTCTTCTGGCTGTGCAGGCGGGAGCCTTCCGCGATATAACGGGCGGCTTCTGCAGGATTCACCCGTGTGGCTGTATTGCTGTTTGCGGGTGACGTTACCGGTTTTCCGCCGAGACGGGCAATGGCGTTGTTGGCGGCGGGGGTATGGCTTCCGTCAGAGCCGGCTTTCGCGAGGTATTGCTTGTAATAAGTCATGGCTGCGGTGGTGTTTTTGGCATACCACTCATAGATAGAGGCCAGATTGTACAGGGCCGGGGCGTAGTCGGGATAGGCGGCGGTTACCTGCTTCAGGCGGGCAATTGCGCGGTTGCTGTCTTTCGTCTGGTGCAGTATGGCCAATGCGAGTGCATTTTGAGTGGCTGGATCCTGCGGGTTCAGCGTTGCCGATTTGGTCAGTTCTTTCGTGGCTCCGGCCCAGTTTCGTTTGCGCAGTTCAATCATGCCGAGAATGGCGAGAGCGGTCTCGTTTTTCGGTTCTGCACCCAGCACATTCTGCAGGGCCACCTCTGCGTCATCCAGCTGGTCACTGTGATAGAGCGCAATGCCGAGGTTCAGGTTGGCTCCCGATAAGGTTTCGGTCAGGTTGACCGACTGACTGAAGGCCTCTGCTGCGGCATCCGCTTCGCCCAGTTCCCAGAGTACCAGGCCGAGTTCATTCAGTGCCGCAGATTTTTTTTCGTTTTCAGAGGTGCGGTTGATGGATTTTTCCAGCAGCGAGCGGGCGCGGACGAGATCACCGTTTTCCCAGGCGCTCATGGCTTTGGCATACTCTTTTTCACCGGTTTTGGATCCGCATCCGGCAAACATCACCAGTGCCGCAAAAATGCCGGTGCATGTGAATATCACGTTCTTTATCTTCATTGTTCCGAAATTCCTTTAACCCACACTTGCCGTGTGCGGGGTCCATCAAACTCACAAAAGTAGAGGCTTTGCCATGTTCCAAGCTGCAGTTTTCCGTTGGCAACAATGACCTGTACCGAATTACCCATCATACTCGCTTTTACATGGGCTGCCGTATTCCCTTCAAAATGCCGGTAGCCACCTTCCCAGGGCACCACACGGTCGAGTACCTGCTCCATGTCTGCTGAGACATCGGGGTCAGCATTCTCGTTAATGGTTATCCCCGCGGTCGTATGCGGGATGAAAACCGTAATTATACCTTCCTGAAGTCCTGTTTCTAGCACATATTCTGCCACTTGGTGATCGATCTTCAAAAAGTCTGTTCGTGCGCGAGTCTGGAGGGAAAAGCTCTTCATGAGTATGAACATATCCGAACCCTGCAGATTTAGAAGCGGAAAGTTTTGCAGAGGCTGAAAAATATGCCGCATGATGATGGGCTTTCATTCAGAGAGTATGATCGTGTCTCCCGAATGGACGGGCGGTATCGTATTTTTGCCGGCAGGATGGCTTTGAATTTATGGGGTATATCGCTTAAATGAGGGGATGAAAGGGAAGGGCTAATTGGGTTTTCCAGAGGAACATATTTTGACGTTGAGCGGGATGGCGGTACTGCTGTTGTGCTCTGCTTTTTTTTCGGGAACGGAAACGGCCTTGTTTTCGCTGAGTCGGGATCAGATTAAAAAACTGCGCGCCCACGGACGGCATGTTGATCGGTTGCTGGTTCTGTTACGGGACAATCCGGCGGGACTGCTGGTGGCTATTTTATTTGGCAACCTCGTCGTGAATATTCTGTTTTTCTGTATGAGTGCGTCCTTTGCGCTCGAAATCGGGAACACATACGGCGAGTGGTGGCAGGCGCTGATCGGTTTTGCGGTGCTGGTGACGGTTATCCTGAGCGGAGAGATCTTTCCGAAAGCGATTGGAATATCGTTTCCGGAACGTATCGTGAGGCTGAATTCACCGCTGTTGAGTTTCTGGTTTCATTTTATGGGTCCGGTTCGGATGGCGCTGGAAATCATTACCCGGAAAATGGAGCCTTCCGAAGAGCATGATAACCGCATCGATTCCCGGGAACTGAAAATGCTGATTGAGGTGACGCACCACGATCCAACCTTTGGAAAACAGGAAAAGGCGATTGTGGAGGATATTGTGAATCTGCCGGAAATTCGGTTGCGCGAAATTATGGTGCCGAGGGTGAGGCAGCTGTTTCGCCGGGCTGATGCCCCGGCTGGAGAGGCTTTGGCTGAGGCGGCGGAGCAGGAGCTTGAGCTGATTCCGATTTATGAAGAGGACGAGGATAATATTGTCGGTGTGGTGGAGGTGAGTGATCTATTTGCAAATTCAGATCCCGACAAACCCTTGAAGTTGTTTTCCCGTCCGGTGCGTTTTGTGCCGGAAACCAAACGCGCCGATGCCATGTTGCGTGAATTTATGGATGAAGAACTGCGGATGGTCTGCGTGGTGGATGAATATGGGGGACTTGCGGGAACGATTATGCTGGAAGATCTGCTTGAAGAGGTGGTGGGCGAGTTCGATGCCATGGAGGTTCCGCAGGTTGAGCAGCTCAGCGAAACGACATATCGGTTGCAGGGGAATCTAGGCATTCGCGAATGGCGCAGCCTGTTTGTCGGCTTTCTTCATGAAGAGATGATGCGCGATTTGGCGCTGGATACCTTGAGCGGTCTGGTGGTCTCGCTGTTGAAACGGCTTCCGGCTACGGGCGATGTGGTTGAGGTGGGCAACCTGCGTTTTACGGTGGAGCAGGTGCGCTCAAACCGGATCGAGACCGTTTTGCTGGAATTGGTTATGGCTGATGATGGAGGTGACGCATGATCAGTACCGTCACCGTCATTCTGCTCGGCTTTGCTTTTTCCGCCTTGTTTTCGGGAGTGGAAACGGGAAGCTATACGATCAATCGCATCCGGCTCGAAAGGCGGGTGCGGGAACGGAAGACATCGGCTGTGATTCTGCAGAACATGCTGGCGCAGTCGCACATCTTCATTTTCACCGTACTGATCGGAAATAATCTTGCCGTTTACCTGCTTTCCGCGGCCGTGACCGATCTTTATATTTCTTCCGGAGTTTCCTCGGGGAACCTGCTGCTCGGCTTTATTCCATGGAATGCTGAAACTGCCGCAACGCTCACCCTGATGTTTCCGCTTTTCCTGTTTGCAGAAGTCGGGCCGAAAAATCTGTTCCGGAAAAAGGCCGATGTGCTCATGTATCGTTTTGCCGGCCTGATGAAACTGCTGGTCTGGGGGTTTTATCCGTTCACCTGGCCGCTCAAGAAAATCTTCAGTCTGTTGACCCATGGCTCAAAAGACGCCGGGCGCGACCTGCACCGGCTGTCGCCCGATGCGCTCAAGGAATATTTTTCGACCAGTGAGCGGGAGGGGGTCATTTCTTCGGAGCAGAGCCGTATGATGGATAATGCAACAACGATGCATAGTATTCCGGTGCGTATGCTGATGTCGCCGATCAAAAAAGTGCCGGCGCTTCAGGATTCCGCCACCGTCGGTGACTTTAAAAGGCTCGTTGCCCGGCGCGAAACCACCGAGGCGATACTAATGCATCGGCACATGGCGGTGGGTATGATTACGATGTTTTCGCTCATCAACCGTAATCTGGAGGATGACGAACCGCTTAAACCCTATGCCGACGATCTGCTGTATATTGAAGAAAACCGCAATCTGAAATCGGCTTTTTACCGGCTTCGAAAACATCCGCGCCACCGAGCAGTGGTTACGGATGCCCGGGGGCATCCGGTCGGGTTTATCCGGCTCGAAGATATTGCGCGGTATATTGTGAAGAAATAGACGACTGCGGTTCAGCTGCCGGTCGGTGAAAGCGGTTCAACGGGCAGCCACTCCAGTACGCGCCGGATGGCTGCATCCCAGTAGTCCCATTTATGTGCACCTGCGGATTCCTCGTAGGTGAGATAAAGCCCTTTCTCCGACGCGGCCTCGCGAAAGCGGACCGAGTCGGGGTGGAGCCAGTCGTCGACTCCGCAACACACATAGAATTCGGTGTCGGGGATGGTTTCCAGATTCCGGACGGCATGGATCAGGTCGTTTCCAGACTCTGGAACTTTTTCGATGGAATCAAAGACCGCACCGAATGTGCGCAGTCGGGGTTCATCCCAATCGTCATTAATATGTGCGGCGAGATCGAGCGC
This is a stretch of genomic DNA from Pontiella agarivorans. It encodes these proteins:
- a CDS encoding undecaprenyl-diphosphate phosphatase; protein product: MENFLKVILLAVIQGVTEFLPVSSSGHLVLSKYFLGLDASGGASLEIVLHAGTLISILAFYRKHLAEVITGVLKGRRESIRFVLLILLGCIPAIIVGFSLKDQLEAAFAHPVYVSCALIATGLFLIASHFPKAGNKKVGWISGLIIGIAQACAMMPGISRSGSTIGMSRFLGIEPKEAAEYSFLMSAPLLAGVSLLYLLDCCKEGNSSGSSVVELVVGFAVSAVVGYFSLKWLVSLLQRGRFWRFGIYCLSVGLITLVLFLV
- the ribH gene encoding 6,7-dimethyl-8-ribityllumazine synthase, which translates into the protein MGKGISKTIEPIGGIGANQILGHLDAAGLRFGIVVARFNDELTDELARSAYQCLVQNGAKPETIDVVRVPGAYEVPVIAEKMAASKHYDALIVLGVVVEGETQHAQMIIDTTGQTVLDISCRYQLPVINEIVGVRNWAQAEARCLGGENTRGWYAAEAAVETARVNRKLG
- the nusB gene encoding transcription antitermination factor NusB is translated as MQKKKVNGRRETREWIVQFLFQLDFNPEPIDIALKDFWEEKDPVPREKNYAEEIIKGVVQHKEELDEKLSQYAKRWNSDRMGAVDRTVMRVALFEMLYRDDVPPVVSINEAVHFAKDFSSFQSGRFVNGVLDRIRQEIDRPARTTYKPRGDK
- a CDS encoding GxxExxY protein, translating into MSDDQTQAIIGAAMKVHRELGCGFLENVYQHALAVELSKQGISFEKEVELPVYYSGVKLG
- the ribD gene encoding bifunctional diaminohydroxyphosphoribosylaminopyrimidine deaminase/5-amino-6-(5-phosphoribosylamino)uracil reductase RibD produces the protein MDKDQTYMMRAIELAKQGEGLTRPNPPVGAVLVLDDQIIAEGWHKKAGSDHAERACLKKLPPMPVNLKDATLYVTLEPCSTHGKTPPCTDIILEKGVGRVVVSVVDLNPAHAGRGLTILEDAGVEVRSGVCEEAGRELIAPFEKRITTGLPFVTLKLASTLDGKIADCNGDSKWITGPEARERVQDMRRRADAIMVGAATVRADDPSLLPRPSGGRKPWRVIVGTHIPEGSRVRTDEFANQTLVRSGDLRIILKELAEKQGVMHVFCEGGGKLAAGLIGAGLVDELALFMAPKLLGSDGLPNFGKNGALMAEMTNLRFQSLERVGKDILIKAIPED
- a CDS encoding tetratricopeptide repeat protein, producing MKIKNVIFTCTGIFAALVMFAGCGSKTGEKEYAKAMSAWENGDLVRARSLLEKSINRTSENEKKSAALNELGLVLWELGEADAAAEAFSQSVNLTETLSGANLNLGIALYHSDQLDDAEVALQNVLGAEPKNETALAILGMIELRKRNWAGATKELTKSATLNPQDPATQNALALAILHQTKDSNRAIARLKQVTAAYPDYAPALYNLASIYEWYAKNTTAAMTYYKQYLAKAGSDGSHTPAANNAIARLGGKPVTSPANSNTATRVNPAEAARYIAEGSRLHSQKKYDEAIAQYKKAVMADPKQKSAYYNMGLAFYAKGDFGNAATACNNAVNLDPAFSDARYMLSLAYAKQKKWNDAEREAKELVSSDPAKGEQMLKYISDARKR
- the ftsY gene encoding signal recognition particle-docking protein FtsY gives rise to the protein MAGWLRALRKTRSIIGRVFSSKTNLEEMAVEEIEEILLRSDVPARLTMKIVDELEFPTRKASRRERLTDMLIKELGETPDFHWPSDKKPYVLMLLGINGSGKTTTAAKLAKKAMNEGRKPMLCGSDTFRAAGSSQLKLWSEKVGCDFVGGEMGHDAAGVAFNAVEAAIEKNCDVVMVDTAGRMHTKTPLMDELPKMCRAMNKRRAGAPDEVWMVLDASLGQNAVIQAKQFNEVVPLTGIVVTKLDGSSKAGFLFSVKNELHVPILFAGLGEGEDDLVPFDPQAFVDALFDDEGSTESPD
- a CDS encoding divergent polysaccharide deacetylase family protein; translated protein: MHFFKVSLIVLFLLGGFAVQAQKIFLVIDDAGLALHETQQFLDIPVSMTIAVLPHQKQTKQVCIAIGRDRNKEIILHQPMEAYNDKKNPGVGAIMNTTPPSEVRKILDQNFRSVRGAVGMNNHMGSRVTENPELIREMLRFCKAHDMFFLDSKTAYNSQVPRIAKENGMHVEERHVFLDINHDRAYIRRMWGSAVNKAKENGYVIVIAHVWSKESAAAIRDSYEGLLNQGYTFHKLSELYK
- a CDS encoding bifunctional 3,4-dihydroxy-2-butanone-4-phosphate synthase/GTP cyclohydrolase II, coding for MFDPIEDVIEAFQNGEIIVMTDDEDRENEGDLICAAEKVTPEIINFMVTHARGLVCIPMEEQQLRKLGLSRMTPAHSSDKYYTAFMDSVDVRNGTTTGISAADRARTVQALISEDSQAQDFIKPGHLFPLKAVKGGVLERAGHTEGTVDLARISGMKPAGVICEILREDGDMMRLQELRKFADQHGLKMTSVAEVTKYRYVHEKLVNMEREINMPTDAGPFRMRLYSSYVDHKDHLALVCGDASSGKVPLVRVHSECLTGDVFHSQRCDCGQQLHAAMHAVQEHGYGAIVYMRQEGRGIGLAKKLHAYELQEQGMDTVEANEHLGFDADLRDYGIGAQILNDMGMSRINLLTNNPAKIIGLDKYGIKVQERVPLVLKPGKFNDFYLATKRDKMGHLI
- a CDS encoding riboflavin synthase, with the translated sequence MFTGIVQRLGNIVDIQMEGTAGRITMVPNRPFDKAVNLGDSIAVNGTCLTVADMDGDKLMFDVLGETFDKTNLGEKTPGDVVNLEQALALGDTLGGHIVTGHVDNTGTVAKVEEVGRDKKFTIECSRDMLMLMVYKGSIAIDGISLTVAELTDSGFVVHIIPHTLQETDMSAFSVGTKVNLEADILGKHVQRILEFGGGQDYRLNLNGE
- a CDS encoding SDR family NAD(P)-dependent oxidoreductase, encoding MSVPTVGNRSVLVTGCSSGIGLATAEMLRSRGWKVFSTARKADDIDALKLAGFEAVKLDLSSSESIQTAVEWVQVKNGGELGALVNNAGFGMPGAIQDLSREAMRRQFEVNVFGLQELTNSWIPVFRKQRFGRIVNVSSVVGRLALPFMGIYSASKFALEAISDAQRVELSPESISVSLIEPGPIRTRFSTNCAGEGEDKLDVESSKFGAAYRQYFDKRRNGGMAEDRFRLPPEAVARKILHALESPKPKIRYKVTIPAYAGDFAARFVPARLIDRLMTGHVKKRFG